tcatGTTGGTAATCTAATATTAGGAAATATGCTTCCTCTATATCTTAAATTTCTAAAACGTTTAATGTACTATGAAGTATTTTTGGTAGATTAATATTCatttggtttaaatattactttaATTCTTGTAATATggttttgattcattttggttattctactttttattttagttcatttttgtcattgtatttttaaaaaggggtcattttggtttcttttgtttaatttaacatttcatttttaaatgataaaaaatgtcattttttgAAAGTAGGGAGACAAAAGTGaatcaaagttgaaagtatgACTAACATGAACGTATTAAAAACACATAAACCAAAATAAACGAAAGTTGAAAGTACGTGAATTAACATGAATATATTAAAAGCACATTaaccaaagttgaaagtacaTGGACTAACATGAAaggaaaatcaaaatgaatcaaagaCGAGTAGTATTTGAATCTAAACTAAAAGTcgaaaatataaacaatttcAAACACAAACTTTAGAAGCGAAACAGATCATTTTGCCCATTTGAATATAAGTGAAAGAAGAATTACAACAGTTCTTTTTTTCCACAAAGCAAATTGAAACACAAAAGTCACAAAATGAGAAACAAAAGTAACAATATACTTTTATTTTGATATGTGATTTTGGATccacaaaagaagaaagaacaaaAAGGCCTGACGAATATAGATCAGGCAAATCCCATAATGAGCATTCCTTTCCCCACCTGAAGTGTCATCAAATCAGATCAACAGAGAACAGACCAAGCTTAATTTAGAAAGCTCCTCTACTAATGGCATCTTCATTGGCATTTCCAAGAGCAGCCTCATTCAAGTAAGTATCAGCCAATTGCACCCTCTTCACATTCTCTTGTTCTTGAACCAACATGTTACCATACTCCAACAGCTTTTCAAGTGTCATCTTTGGCTGCTCGAACTTCGGTGGTGGCTCCCTCGAGTTCACCAGTTTCTTCCCTACGTCCTGAACTCCAACACCAACGATCCACTTCCTTACTTCGTCATCGTACACTCTCGCCCTTAGAGCACCGAAGAAATCTATCCaacaaaataggaaaaaagGGTTAAGCAGCCTGTAGTTTGTCTACCCGTTTAGTGTGCAAGAGGTTTTATATTCAAACCCTTGTAGTGTCATGTCATGAGTAGTAACTCACCAATGGATTGGCCTGGGAAGGTGTCAACCAACTTGACGATGTCCTCATCGGCGACATTGTCGGTACGGAAGATACCTTTGCAGACACCGATACGGTCTTCCCTAGTTGGAGCCCAGTAGAATTTCTCCATACGACCATCACGGATGAGAGGAGCGTAAAGAGTGGAGAAGTCGTTACCAGTGACAATGATTGGAACTCGGGGGTTCTCCTCCTTGTTGTACATTCCAGGTAGTTGGACATTGGTTGGGTTATCGGCGATGTTCATGAGGGTGGCGTTAACCATCTGGTTGTTGACGGTGTATTGAGTGGTACCTCCAAGACGACCAGCACCCGCATCCAGATCGTTGATGAAGAGGCAAGACATTTTTCCCTTCTTGATTATGTCAGCTGCCTCGCGGTATCGTTGTCGGATCAACTTGGCTGGCTCTCCGGCGTTGCCGCTTTCCAATTCTCCGGCACTCATCATGATTGGGCTGCGTGTAACAGATTAAACGGCCAAATCTTAGAAGTGCAAACCAAATTTTctaaaacaatgaaaattgtAAGTAATAAAGACGATTTTGGACTCACTTGATTCCCATCTTGGCAAATACAAGCTCACATTGGAAGGATTTTCCTTGTCCTTTGCCTCCCCACAGACCCAAAATCAGAGGAACCTGAAGCCAGAAAATTTCACCTTTTTCTTCTTaggaaaagtttgaattttcctATTCAGTTTTGAATCACTTTTAGAAGGGTTATATCATagtatgaattaaaaaaaaaattattataaaactttcaaaagtacACTAAATCAACACTTGAATGCTTTTTCCAATCAATActaattggttttgagatgaaacCCCATGTTAACTCGACCGCGTTGCATCACAAACTTAGTTTAGATGAATGTAAAGGGTTAGAAACCTTGATGTTTGGGAGGGTCATGAAGTTCTTAGTGATGTGAACAACCAACTTGTCCATGAAAGCAGGAGCAATGTAGTAACCATCCAATAAGTTGTCCATGCCTTCATACCTAGAACACATCCAAAAACAATAAATCAGCtcaaaaaacaacaacaaactttgaattattctgtttttttgtgttcttttttTGGTGTGTGTGTCTTACGATTTAAGTCCTGTACTAAGATACTCATAAGAGCTCATAACAGCATAGTGAGTTCCACTTTGCATGGGAGCTTGAAACAGAGTGTCCACCATTCCCTTTCCTCTTGTGATGTCCTGTTGGTCATCTGATTGGTCATATCCAAGCCCTCTCCATCTATCTTTAGATGTCTGCTTCTCGAGATTCTCGTCCGGGAGCGCATCCGCTGCCACCACTTTAAAGCTGCCCGACGACGCCTTCTGGTTCACAATTCTCGAGTTCACCACTTTCTTCAAACTATTTCCGAAGAACACTGAACTCGGAACTGAAGTTGCCGATCCAGAGCCATTCAAGCTCAGCTGAAATTTACGACAATCAATTTTAACATGATATCAGAGCCACTAAATGTAATCAAACTTGAATTTACGGTTAATTAAGCTAATAGAAGAACTCACTGGTGCATGGTTAACGACTCCGACGGAGGCAGCGGAGGCGGCCATTGGGACTTTTGAGTGTGAAGTACTGGCAGAGGAAGGTAGACTTGGAGAAGGATAAAAAGCAGTGAAGAGTGAGGAGGGACTTTATAGAAGTAAAGAGATGGAGGTTTTGAGTCCATTGAAAAATGATAACCTAACCATGAGTTTCAGAAATTCTCAACAGCCACACAGTTGAGATTAGCTGAGATGACACGTGGCAGAAGGACAGGGGCTTGTGAATTGATCCTCAAAGACCCTTTTAGTGGTTGAATTTAAAGGGATCTTCTTCTCCATTAAAATTTTGGCCATTATTTCATTATCATCCAACCACAAATAGCCTAAGTTAAACTAAGCTCAACCATTGGTCCattttcttctaaagaaaacaacaacataaATTTTTAGCTACACTTTGGTTGGTCACATTATAAACCCAAGcatatagtaaaaaaataaatataaaaaagttaaaataaatttttaccTCTACACATTATCCATTAGGGTTGGTTTATAATGTTTCTAGTTTATTTTTAATGGTTCAAAAATGTTAATATAGTTCTTACCGTACAAAAGAGAATGACTATCATTTTCACCTAATTACTAAAATaatgttagtttaaaatttagttttataaaataaagttttgcCATATACatactatttgatttttttttaaatgtactAATTTTTCATCTTAAATGCTTAAAAAACAATGTTTAAGAAAACTAATGATGAGATTGGAATGATTTAAGTactgtttgattttttttttttagtttttaaaaattaagtctataaaacAAACATTccatctttaaatttcttgctttgttatctactttctactaatcttttcaaaaactaagttaagttttaaaaactaaaaaaagtaattaatttttttttgtttatagaaattgtctaagaattcaactattttacttaaaaatatgaaactaaattaaaaaagagataaaataagcttaatttttcttttaaaaaaaatcaaacaccAGATAGTTATCAAATGGAGTCTTAACTTTCAGATTTTCTATGAACCTCTAAAATCATGCTAAACAGGTCCTATTTCTCtcaaaagtatataaaattaattgtcCCCTCCCcctaaaaaaaaacacaaattaaCAACAtaacttaataaatttaattgaatGAATGATAGCTACTAATTCAGCTCTAAATGCATAACTAACACCATTTAAGTATatatgaaaaaggaaaacaattcTTCCATTAGTAGTAATGTTTTATGACTAATAAAATATGCTTTATTTAGGTTGACTTCAAGTCAATCAAATAGAAAAGATGCTAAATAAGCTTCAAAAATGAATTGACACAATGCTTTATTATGAACTAGGTTGGATTCTTCTATCttatatattgtaaaataaataaataaataataataataaatgaaaaaaacttTGAAAGTCTTGGAATGTTGGACATCAAAATAATCGATCTATCTCAAGTGCTCGTTTCACTAACTTCCAAAAGAATCAATTTGGATCACAAGTTCATGGGAGGCCCAATTGTGCTTTACCAATTTTGGATGTACACACAATAATTGAAGATCAAGTCATTTGTAATTTCGAACAAATGAGAGGTGAAGGAAGGAAGGATAAGGATAGGTTCATTTTCAGCCTTCCCTCTTTTCATAACCATattattctatttctttttctttctactCTCTACTATTTTGTATTGTTTGCACCCATTGGCTTCATTTAGTCTTTGGGTCCCATTATAGGGCTAAGGACACAAGCCATATTCCATCTCATCTATCTTAAAAATTGAcactttaaataaattttatcgTTGTTTAATCTTATAAGTAACATATATTGTTTTatcttatttctaaaatgaaaatatatttagtaCAACGGAAACAGAGTCAAATGGAAATACGATATTCAATAGGCTACAAACTTTTTCttgttcaattttttatatttgaattcgGTTGTATGGGTTGGATATATGAATGACCAATGAGAGGTCTAAAATTGAGTTGTATGAATGAGAGTATTAAATTTCTATGAGATTGTTAAATGTTGAGGCCAAATTTAATTTcacgagagagagagaattgagTGAAAATGTGCTTGACAAAGATATAACACATGGGGCCAAGAAAACCCCCTTCAGatggaggcttattgggcttTCAAAAGTAGGCTTCCAAGCTTGAGAAAAGCCCAATCTAAGTAtaggaaaattttaaatttttcactAACTTTAgcatttttaattgaatttaacGTATGGTGGACGATGTGaaatttgaatgtaaatgtcTTAATTGGTTGAGTTATACTTGATTCGAAATATGCCTTTGAACTTTAGATCaagatttgaaatttaaatttggcACTCAATGATTCTGACATTTCTTCAAAACGGTCCAACTAACTACTTGCTAAGTTAAGATCATGTTTGTAAGAGTGAAAGTTGTTCCTAATTACTAACACAAATTCTTTCAACATGATTGTCCTTTATTTTAATGTTTCTCAAGGAAACGTCTCTAAAAGGTCAACCAACATAAGATTGTTCAACTCGAACATGCTTAATATTGAAATTTCTATCAAtgtaactatgaactcttatagTTTAGCTTTTCTTGACAACTATACTTGCTAACTTTATGATCCTCTCATTTCAATGTGATGTTAAGTTCATTCACGTGTGCCATTCTTCTTCTTGAGTATTGTAGATCTCATTTGATCCATTAACTTTAATATTTGTTTCACTTTGTCTTTGTATTTAAAATTCTCAAAACATGACCATTttggtttctaaattttcattaagGCTATTTTAGCTTCTCAACTTCTACCTCTTTTAAATGTCTATTTTAGTcccaaattcttttaaaaaaatgtttttttttttctaacttttattataaatattttagtttctcaacttttctaaaaataatCCTTTCAATATTTACCATATTAATTGTCACCTAATGTTTATTTACCTAATATTCTCCTTTTAACTTATATATGATTTAGATACACATAATACATTCCTAAACATATTTGGAGTCACATTTGTTATCAATTTGGTAAAAGAAAGTAAAGGGAAAAAATATGAATCATCTAGGATAGAATATCGaattattgtttatattttatttaataattgtgatgtaattttaatatttttcaattttattcttttcatgacatatttaagaatatttttatcATTCTATTGTGAATTAGGAGGTGGTCGTATTATAATTTTCATTGAGAGACTATCGAAAGTCTTATCTTTATATTGTTTTAAACAGATAACGATGAATTAAATCTTGACTTTTGTGCTTTCTCTTTCAAGTCTAGTCAAGAGAGGTTCATGAAACTTTGCAATTCATGTGTTAGTTGTTTGTCAATAACGTTCAAGTGGGATTGATTATTCTATTTTGTGAAGTATTCGAATCTTGAATCAAGAAACTTGTTTTTTGTCTCAAGAGCTTTGATCTTAAGACAATCAATGTCTAACCCAATCTTTAGAGttgaaatcaaattattttaaggTTTTAGTGTTTGATATTAGGGGTTCAACCAAAAGtgttattaattttcaaattgctAGGATTTTCATATCAATAAAGGTTTAaaggtatttaaaaaaaaatcagcgtcaaaaaatagataaacataataaaaaaaaggaaaaattgttataaatagaaaaatcccaaaaatatttacactttataataaaaagttctaaaagtacttgtattttagattttttttttctataaaatgtaaatatttttaaatattttttcatatttaaaaagatcccttaaaaaaatttagaaagaaaaaacgctcaaagatgaaaataaaataacaatttaaaagtTGAGTGACGAAAATGGAATTTAagccattttcaaatttatctttTTGGTCTCCAAAATTTTAGGatgttatttttgtttctaattttttgaggtttaattatttttctttcatgcttgttataatattttttcttgtaaattatttaagaaaaatttaatataacagcATACTTTTCATTTATCCGATGAATTTCATCTCTAtgaatagttttttttagtacattgGACATATTTTTTCTCTATTAAGCCTTCCTCTCCAacaaattatttgttttttagtacaataattgtAAGATGAGGAATTGAatctcaatatatatatataccaataACTTCTTTCGCACTTATCTCtctatatacatatttatattttttatctcACAAATTTCTTTCTACACCTacccttttctttttatttagtGTTTATATCTACTTTTTTACATTAAAAAGGTTCTCTCAcaatatatacattttctatCCTACATATAAATTTagataaaatacatttttagtccATAAAATTTTGAGTTAGTTGCCTACTTAATCCGTAAAATCTTAGAAGAGAGACACTTTAGtctttaagaattaaaaaatagttttaaatggTCTCTAAATTAAAGTTAGCCATATAAAATAGTCTTTAATTTGTAGcttgataaaaaaatatatagatcaAATAGTCATATCCAATTAATCACtgtgttaaattaaaaaaaaaaaaaaaaatagaagtaaTATCACATCTCTAAGTatcattttaataaaaatatagttCTCTaactataaaacaaaaaaataaaatgtgcctcaacaaatattaaataatatcatTAACATTCTTAATGGTTGAAGCTCCAATTCTTTTTCACCCTAATGTGATTATAATGCTATATTCCCCCATCCCCACCCCCCCATGAAAATGCAATTAACTTTATGCTAAAAGCCAACCCCTTTATTTGGTCATAAATCACTTCcctcaatttctttttctaatgttgttcttcttcttcttcttcttcttattattatatgtGTGTGAATGTAAGGGTCCGAATCTCAGGGGACATCTCGTATGACCCTACAATATTTGGATGTTAAGAAAACTCGTAAGATATTAAATCTTAGGTAGGTAATTATCATAGATTAAACCATGATCctttaactttttttctttctttgtcttTTTTTTCTAATGTTATTCAAA
This DNA window, taken from Benincasa hispida cultivar B227 chromosome 6, ASM972705v1, whole genome shotgun sequence, encodes the following:
- the LOC120080290 gene encoding ribulose bisphosphate carboxylase/oxygenase activase, chloroplastic-like, which gives rise to MAASAASVGVVNHAPLSLNGSGSATSVPSSVFFGNSLKKVVNSRIVNQKASSGSFKVVAADALPDENLEKQTSKDRWRGLGYDQSDDQQDITRGKGMVDTLFQAPMQSGTHYAVMSSYEYLSTGLKSYEGMDNLLDGYYIAPAFMDKLVVHITKNFMTLPNIKVPLILGLWGGKGQGKSFQCELVFAKMGINPIMMSAGELESGNAGEPAKLIRQRYREAADIIKKGKMSCLFINDLDAGAGRLGGTTQYTVNNQMVNATLMNIADNPTNVQLPGMYNKEENPRVPIIVTGNDFSTLYAPLIRDGRMEKFYWAPTREDRIGVCKGIFRTDNVADEDIVKLVDTFPGQSIDFFGALRARVYDDEVRKWIVGVGVQDVGKKLVNSREPPPKFEQPKMTLEKLLEYGNMLVQEQENVKRVQLADTYLNEAALGNANEDAISRGAF